TTCATGGTATAGATAGCACTTCGTCCTGCTGACAGCGTATTCGATCCGGGCAGGTTGTTTCACTATCTGCTTGACGCCGACCTCCCTTTGTTTCGCTTGGCAGGCGAAAATATTCGAGGCAGCATACACCCTATGGGGAAACTGGCCCCCTGGCGATCAACGTAGAGCACCGTCTGTCATAAGAAAAATATGGTAGACGTAAAGCCTTGTTGTTTAAGGTTTGCGAACGATTGCGTTGTGGCGATCGCTGTGTTCTACTGTCGTTGTTCTGGTTCTCGTTTGCAGATCACAACTGTTTAACCATTCAAAAAAGGACATCCCGTTTGGCGGGATGAATCAAAATATGGATTGTTCTCAGCACTATAAAATGCTCAAGGATATGGAAAAGGATCCGAAGAATCTTGCCAAGTATCAAAAAATGTACAAGTACGCTTATCTTTTAAGTGATGGCGTTTTCAAGATTGTATTCACGGAGGAAAAGTCGCATTCGCTTCTTATTTCGCTGTTGAATGCGATGCTTGACTTGCATGGTGGCGATGCCATCGGAGAAATCTCGCTGGAAATGCAGGAATTTCCGGGTATTTTCAATAAGAAAAACTGTATTGTCGATATCATTGGCACGACCAATGCTGGCGAAAAAGTTCTTGTTGAAATTCAACAGCAGAAGGACAAGTTTTTCAAGGATCGCGTGGAATACTATGTATCACGTGTTATTGAAAATCAGGTCCATAAAAGCGAAAAATTTGAATTGCCGCATATCTATTTTCTTGGGCTTTTGGATTTTGAACTTTTTCCGGAAGAAGAACATGAATACATCCATCATGTCGATGAAATGTGTCATGGCAAGAAGTTCTTCCCAAAGATTCAGAAGGTTTTCGTGGAGATCGAAAAGTTTTTTAAGCTCGAAAAGTTGGGATTTACCAAGGATGACGAATCTGATGCCGCTCAGTGGCTACGTGCTATCAGGGTTGTTATCAAGGAAGAACCTGCTCCTGAAAAAATTATGCAGAATGAAACGTTTAGGCGGTTGCTTGAATCGGTGAAATTGATTAATTTTGCAGAAGAGCTTTTCAACTGCGAGGTAAAGAAAATGACGGATGTGATGGCTGAACGCGAAAACGCTTTTGCCGAAGGCAAGGAAGTGGGCCGTGCTGAAGGGGCTTCTGCCGAGCGGACGAAAGCGAATCAGGAAAAGCGTCAAATGGCGAAAAGTCTCAAGGAACAGAATGTCGATGTTTCTATAATCGCTAAATCGACAGGTTTTTCTGAAGAGGAAATTCTCAGTTTATAGCTGAAATTCAGTTTTTAAGAATGCAAAACAGCAGGCCGTGCGAACGACCTGCTGTTTCTTGTATTGCTTTTTTACAGCCTTTGTCCTTCGTTCCAGTAATCGGTGGGCTGCTCGACGCCGCATTCTTTTGCGATGTAGACGGGTTCGAGGCCTTTCTTCTTTTGGTCGGTGTAGTTTTTGAGTGCCTTAATGGCGATTGGCGAGAGAATCAAGATGACGGGGATGTTCACGAGGACCATGAGGCCTTGGCAAAGGTCTGCGCTGTCCCAGGCAAACGATGCGCTGGAGGTGGCGCCTAAGAAGACGATGGCGGTTGCGATGGTCTTGAATACGTTGCGGATTTTCTTGGAGGGGCGCCTGTTCAAGATGAAACGGAGGCAGCCTTCGGTGTAGTAGTAGTTCCCGATGAGCGTGGTGTAGCCAAAGAGGCACATGGAGAATGTGATGAAGACGGCGCCGTTGCTGCCGAGAACGGAGGCGAGAGACTTTTGTACGTAAATGATTCCCGAGATGTCCTTGCTGGGCTCGATGTTGGTCGAGAGGCACATGAGGGCTGTGGCGGAGCAGATGAGGAGCGTGTCGATGAATACGGAGAGTGATTGCACGAGGCCTTGCTTGACGGGGTGCGAGACGCTTGCGCTTGCACTCGCGTTCGGGGCGGAACCCATACCTGCTTCGTTGGAGTAGAGGCCGCGCTTGATGCCGTACATGATGCAGCTTCCGGCGAAGCCGCCGAATCCAGCGTCAAACGAAAATGCGTTTTGGAAAATTGTGCCGAACATGGCAGGAACATTCGAGATGTTGTAGATGATAATGCCGAAGGCGACGATGACGTAGATAGTTCCCATGAAGGGGACTAGGTAACTTGTGATGGTG
This is a stretch of genomic DNA from Fibrobacter sp. UWB13. It encodes these proteins:
- a CDS encoding sodium:alanine symporter family protein, which translates into the protein MSNPLHPIVSALNTALYDFYIVPLFLIVAGVFLSVRLGFPQVRYLIETFRVTREKPLHKHGISSFAALMVSTASRVGTGNIVGVSSAVCLGGPGAIFWMWVIAILGAASAFVESTLAQIYKRHDDVTGHSYGGPSYYIQTALGKRWLGVLFSGFVLLTYIVGYNLLASYNIQDSLTGYKFYDQASTPFIVGFILAALFALCIWEGAKKISTITSYLVPFMGTIYVIVAFGIIIYNISNVPAMFGTIFQNAFSFDAGFGGFAGSCIMYGIKRGLYSNEAGMGSAPNASASASVSHPVKQGLVQSLSVFIDTLLICSATALMCLSTNIEPSKDISGIIYVQKSLASVLGSNGAVFITFSMCLFGYTTLIGNYYYTEGCLRFILNRRPSKKIRNVFKTIATAIVFLGATSSASFAWDSADLCQGLMVLVNIPVILILSPIAIKALKNYTDQKKKGLEPVYIAKECGVEQPTDYWNEGQRL
- a CDS encoding Rpn family recombination-promoting nuclease/putative transposase, whose amino-acid sequence is MDCSQHYKMLKDMEKDPKNLAKYQKMYKYAYLLSDGVFKIVFTEEKSHSLLISLLNAMLDLHGGDAIGEISLEMQEFPGIFNKKNCIVDIIGTTNAGEKVLVEIQQQKDKFFKDRVEYYVSRVIENQVHKSEKFELPHIYFLGLLDFELFPEEEHEYIHHVDEMCHGKKFFPKIQKVFVEIEKFFKLEKLGFTKDDESDAAQWLRAIRVVIKEEPAPEKIMQNETFRRLLESVKLINFAEELFNCEVKKMTDVMAERENAFAEGKEVGRAEGASAERTKANQEKRQMAKSLKEQNVDVSIIAKSTGFSEEEILSL